The region CGGGGCCTTCCGCGATCTTTCGGTTCCCTTCCGGCTGGTCGCGGATCGTTTCTCCGCCGGGACCACCACGATCACCGGTATCGCGCAAGAGGGTACGGTCACCTACGACGGCAGCCGCTGGGTGATTCCCGTGGACGCAAGCGTCGGCCGGATCGCGACCGGCAACGAGCTGGCCGACCCGCGGCTGGTCAACGGTACTGTTAACGGCCAGCTGGTTTATACTGGGCGCGAATTGCTCTCCGATTCCCTCCGGATAAATTTCCCCGACGCGAGCGCGCAATTGTCGCTGCGCGGCGATATCGCAAACAACCGCTGGCAGGTGCGCGGCCCGGCCGCGGTCAACGGGCTGCTGTTCGAGCAGGTCGGGCGCGTCAACGCGGGCGGCACGATCGACTTCGTTTTCGACGGAGCCTGGCGCCTTTCCGCCGATGTGCGCGGCCAGATCCCGCGCGTCACCAATGACACGCTCGCCAATCTCGCGGGTCCGCTGATCGATTTTTCGGGCGGCGTGTCGCTCGCGCAGAACGCGCCGATCGATTTCCGCCAAGTGCGGATCGATTCGCGCAAGCTCACCATGGTGATCGACGGGCAGGTGGCGCCGGGCACCACGCGGGTCGCCGGACGCGGGCGGCAGGCGGACTACGGCCCATTCACGGTCGAGGCGTCGCTGACCGATGCGGGGCCCGAAGCAGTCCTTGTCTTCGCCAGTCCGCTGCCTGCGGCGGGCCTGCGCGACGTGCGCGTTGCCATCAGTCCGATCGAAGAAGGCTTCGGGATCGAGACCGAAGGCGAGTCGATGCTGGGTGCCTTCGACGGTGAACTCGGCCTCTACTCCCCTGCGGGTGGTCCCACGCGTCTTGCGATCCAGCGTCTGACCGTCGCCGAGACCGAGCTGACCGGAGAGATCACGCTGCTCGATGGCGCGGCCGCCGGGCAGATCGCATTGGCCGGTGGCGGTCTCGACGGAACGATCGAACTCAGCTCTCGCGAGGGTGGCCAGGCTTTCGATGTCACGCTCGCGGCAAGGAATGCGCAATTCGGCGGGCCCAACGCGCTCTCGATCGCGATTGCCGATATCGATGCCAGCGGCCTTATCGTCGACGGGAACTCGACCATTCGGGGCGAGGCCGACGGGCAGGGCATCCGCTATGGCTCGCTCTTCATCGGGCGCCTGACCGCCGATGCCGAGCTGGTGAACGGCCGGGGGAGCGTCAACGGCGCGATCGCCGGGCGGCGCGGGCGTGGCTTTGCCTTGCAGCTTGCCGCGGATATCGCGCCGGAGCGGATTGCGGTGGCGGCGCGGGGCAACCTTGCGGGGCGCGATGTCTCGATGCCGCGTCGCGCCGTCCTGACTACGGGCGAGGATGGCGGCTGGAACCTGCAGCGCACGCAGGTCAATTTCGGCGATGGCTATCTGATCGCAGAAGGCCAGCTGGGCGGCGGGGAGACGCGGGTCGCTCTCGATGTCGAACAGATACCGCTCTCGGTCGCCGATATCGTCCTCGGCGATGCCGGGCTGGGCGGTACCATCTCCGGCGCGATCACCTATGCCGCGCCCGAAGGCGGCCTGCCGACGGGCGAAGCGCGCGTGCGGGTGGATGGCTTCACCCGCTCGGGCGTGATCCTCGCGTCGCGACCGATCGACCTCTCGCTTGTCGCGCGGCTCGATCCCGACAGGTTGCAGGCGCGTGCGGTGCTGGAGGACAACGGGTCCGAAGGCGGACGCGTCCAGGCGCTCATCTCGGGACTGCCTCGCAGTGGCGGTCTCGCCGAAAGATTGCAGAGCGGCGATCTCGTGGCGCAGTTGCGCTATCGCGGCCCCGCGCAATCGCTCTGGCGCCTCGCGGCGATCGACCTTCTGGACTTCTCCGGACCGGTCGCAGTCGCCGCCGACGTGCGCGGAACGCTCGCCAACCCGAGCGTGCGCGGCTCACTTTCGAGCGACGACCTGCGTGTGCAAAGCTCGATTTCGGGCACCGATATCCGCGACGCGACCGTTCGCGGCGATTTCGCCGGGTCGCGCCTGCGCATCAACAGCTTCCAGGGAACGGCACCCAATGGTGGCGCGATCAGTGGCAGCGGGGTGGTCGATCTGTCCAATCTCGGTGCGGGTCGCGGTCCCGAAATCGACATCCGGGCAGCCGCCCGCGAAGCGCAGCTGATCAATGCGCGCGGGCTGAATGCGACGGTCACGGGCCCGCTGCGGATCGTATCCAACGGCTCCGGCGGCACCATCGCGGGCCGCCTGCTGGTCGAGCGGGCCAGCTGGAGGCTCGGCAACGGCGCGGAAACCGTGGAGATTCCCAACATTCCCACGCGCGAGATCAATCTGCCCCGCGATCGTTTCCAGCCGCAAGAACCGGGGGCGCCCTGGCGCTTCCTGATCGATGCGCGTGCGCCGAGCCGGGTCGATGTCGACGGGCTCGGCCTCGACAGCGAATGGAGCGCGGATGTGCGCGTGCGCGGCACAACGGAGGAGATGCGGATCGGAGGCGAGGCAAACCTGATCCGGGGCGATTACACCTTCGCGGGCGCGCGTTTCGAAGTCACCCGCGGCCGGATCGAATTCGACCAGAGCCGTGCGATCGACCCTCGCCTCGATATCGAGGCACAGACCGACAGCGAGGGGATCGAGGTTACGGTGAACATTACCGGCAACGCGCTCGAGCCCGAAATCAGGTTCAGCTCGATCCCCGCCTTGCCCGACGAGGAAATCCTCTCGCGGCTCCTGTTTGGCGGTTCGATCACCAGCCTCTCTGCCACCGATGCGGTGCAACTCGGTGCAGCGGTCGCCTCGCTGCGCGGCGGTGGCGGACTCGATCCGATCAACCAGTTGCGCAGTGCGATTGGGCTCGACCGGCTACGGATCGTCTCCGCCGATCCGGTCCTCGATCGCGGTACCTCGATTGCGCTGGGCAAGAATATCGGGCGGCGCTTCTATGTCGAACTGATCACGGACGGGCAGGGCTATAGCGCGACCGATGCCGAGTTCCGCATCACGAGCTGGCTCTCGCTGCTGGCGACCGTGTCCACCGTCGGGCGCAACAGCGTGTCTATCGAGGCGAGCCGGGACTACTGATGTCGCGATAGCTGGCGCAAGCATGCAACGCCCAAGTTGCGCGAAGGCAACACAAATCTCGGTGTGGAGCAAATGAGGCGGCTGATGCATGGACGAAACGCATGGCAGCCACCATCTGCCGCTCCGATAAATGGATAAACGGCATTTGGCGGACCTATGGCCTCGACGACAGATCAGTTGCTGGTGTGCGATCTCACCCAGAGTTATTCCCCGAAGGGCGGGGGCGGGATCAGCACCTACCTGAAGGAAAAGCAGCGCTTCATACGTGACAACACCAATCACCGCCTGCTCCAGATCGTGCCGGGGCCCGAGACGAAGATCGTCGAGGATGGACGTCTGATCTGGTGCGAGATCGCGGCGGGCGGGATCGAGAACAGCCCCAATTACCGCTTCATCACCAAGACCGGACCGGTGCGCGAAGTGCTCGAGCGGTATCGGCCTGACATCATCGAATCGCTTTGCCCGTGGGTGCTTCCCTGGACCGCGATCAACCACCGCCGCCATTACCCCGAAACCGCGCTGGTTGCGGGATACCGTACGGACTTTCCCGAGGCACAGGTCCATCGCGTCGCGGTGAAGCTGTTCGGTCGCCATCTCGCGCGTTTCTGGCGGTGGCAGGCCTGCTGCTACGGCGAGATCACCTATCGCGAATTCGACAGGGTCTATGTGCTGGGCGAAGACAGCATCCCAACGCTGACGCGGATGAAGGTGCACGATGTCGATCGGCTGAAGCTGGGTGTGCACGCCGACCTCTTCAGCCCCGACAAGGCCGATCCGGGCTTTCGGGCGGAGATGGGGCTGGACCATACCAAGGGGCCGCTGCTGATCTACGCCGGACGGATCGATTACGAGAAAGGTGCGGACCAGCTGATCGAGATGTTCCGCAAGCTGCCGGCCGAACTCGATGCCGCGCTGGTGATGCTGGGCGATGGCAAGCTGACGCCTGAACTGAAGGAAGCGGCAAAGGGCATGGCTGTCGCGTTCCCGGGCTTCCTCAAAGGGCGGACCGAAATGGCGCGCGCGCTTGCCTCGTCCGATGTCTACGTGTCGGCCATGCCGAGCGAGACCTTCGGGATTTCGATCATCGAAGCGCAGGCTTGCGGGCTGCCGGTGATCGGGGTGGACAGCGGCGCGATGCCGAGCCGCGTGTCGCCGAGCAACGGCGTGCTCGTGCCCGTCGGCAATACCGATGCGATGGCGCAGGCGGTGCAGAATATCTGGCCCGCGCGCGCAGAGGCCATGGGACGCGAGGCGCGTGCGGTGGTGGAGCGCGAATATAGCTGGGACGCGACCTTCACCCATCTGTTCGACACGATCTATCCTAAGGCGCTCGACGCGGCCGAGGCACGTGTGCGCCGCGGTCCGCTGGGCTTCCGCCCGGTCCACAAGTTCCTCAACGGCACCGCCTGACGCGCAGGTTTGGGGGTGACAAGAGCTCTTGACTGACAAGAGCTCTTGACTGTAAAGAGCTCTTGTCAGCGCCCATGATGGGCGCTGCCGGGGGAATGGGCCGGTGAAGAACCGTGTGAAGCACTACCGCGAAGGCGCGGGCTGGAGCCAGGGCGAGCTTGCCCGGCGGCTCGGCGTGTCTCGCCAGACGATCAACGCGGTCGAAACCGACAAGTACGACCCCTCTCTCCCGCTGGCACTGCGCATGGCAAAGCTGTTCGCCGCCGCCGTGCCGGACCTGTTTATCGACGATTGGACCCCGGAGAAAAATCCATGAGCCCGAGCTTGAAGCAGTTCTCTCCCGATCCTCGCAAGAAGATGCTCGTTTCGGCTCTGTTCGGCGCGCTCGCTGGCTTTTTCGGGATTACATTGCTCTTTCGCTGGACAGATGCTGCCGAGGCTGGCGATTCTTCGTTGATCCTGGCGGGTGTCGGCTTCGCTTATCTGGCAATGGGACTGATGGTCGGCCTCGGCACGCTGATGCCCCGGGCCGGTTCGAAGGTTCTCAATGTTGAGGATAGCGATGAACTGGTGGAGAGTCGGCGGCCATTGCTCGCCAGTTCGCTCGCCAATGTCGTTCTGGGCGCGATGATGATCGTGCTCGCCAATAGTGGCACGGGAGAACCGATCTCCGTGGAAATCGCGGTGGCAAGCGTGCTCGGTGCCTTGGCGATCGCGGGGCTTCTGACCGTGAAAAGCTGGAAATATCAGGACGAGCTGATGCGTCAGGTCAGCCTGGAAGGAGCGAGCGTTGCAGGGGCGCTTGTCCTTGTGACGCTGCTGGTGTGGAGCGCCTTCGCGATGAACGGCATCGGGCCGGCATTCGATGCCAAGCTGGTTGTCGCGCTGGTCATGGCAATGACGCTGGTTGGGGCGTTCGTTGCCACAGGCGCCCGCGGAATGCTCAAGCCCCGCTGAGCCGTCCTGGCGTCAAAAAGGCCGCCGGATATGCTCCGGCGGCCCTCCTGGTGATCCGAAAGGATCGGCGCGGGTTTACGCGCTGTAATACATGTCGAATTCGACCGCCGAGGGGGTCGTTTCCAGCCGCACGACCTCTTCCCACTTCAGTTCGATATAGGCGTCGATCTGGTCCTTGGTGAACACATCGCCCTTCAGCAGGAATTCGTTGTCTTCCTCAAGAGCGATCAGTGCTTCGCGCAAGCTGCCGCACACGGTCGGCACGTCCGCCAGTTCGGCGGGCGGCAGGTCGTAGAGGTTCTTGTCCATCGCTTCGCCGGGGTGGATCTTGTTGGTGATCCCGTCGAGGCCCGCCATCAGCAGCGCCGAATAGGCGAGGTAGGGGTTGGCCATCGCATCGGGGAAGCGGAACTCGACGCGCTTCGCCTTGTCGCCCGCCCCGTAGGGGATGCGGCACGAGGCGGAGCGGTTGCGCGCAGAATATGCCAGCAGCACCGGCGCCTCGAAGCCCGGCACCAGTCGCTTATAGCTGTTGGTGGTCGGGTTGGTGAAGGCGTTCAGGGCCTTGGCGTGCTTGATGACGCCGCCGATGTAATAGAGGCAGTTGTCGGACAGGCCGGCGTAGCCGGTGCCCGCGAATGTCGGCTTGCCGTCCTTCCAGATCGACATGTGGGTGTGCATGCCGCTGCCGTTATCGTCCTTGATCGGCTTGGGCATGAAGGTGGCCGACTTGCCGTACAGATGCGCGACCTGGTGCACGACATACTTGTAGATCTGCATCTGGTCGGCGGTTTCGGTCAGGGTCGAGAAGGTGAGCCCCAGTTCGTGCTGCGCAGCCGCCACCTCGTGGTGGTGCTTGTCGCAGTCGAGGCCCATCTCGATCATGGTCGAAACCATCTCGCCGCGAATGTCGACGGCGCTGTCGACCGGGGCGACGGGGAAGTAGCCGCCCTTGGCACGCGGCCGGTGGGCCATGTTGCCGCTCTCGTATTCCTTGCCCGAGTTGGTAGGCAGTTCGACATCGTCGATCGCGAAGCCCGATCCGGCGTAGCCGTCTTCGAAGCGCACGTCGTCGAACATGAAGAATTCGGCTTCCGGGCCGACATAGACGGTGTCGCCGATACCGGTCGACTTGAGATAGTTCT is a window of Alteriqipengyuania lutimaris DNA encoding:
- a CDS encoding translocation/assembly module TamB domain-containing protein; protein product: MVDTPMSEDAVAEQRADEDAPRRKSVSGRIARWAIGIVAVLALLVAGFLLGLNTPIGKRWIVEQVANIEPETGLGISIGRIEGNIYSDVVLHDLALSDPQGVFLTVPRAEVEWHPLAWLTSGLDIDSIRAERGEVLRLPELNPGDPDAPVLPQFNIDIGAFELVDWTLAPGLAGDERRRVNLSGSADIRQGRAIVQADGRFGEGDRLVLDLTAEPDGDIFDADVRIDAPEGGVITSLTGLDGAYAARLAGEGTWSDWAGRLLVNRDGERVAAFDLTLDDGTYGIVGQADTSPFLTGIPQRALGPDTRIDASGTFADRMIDGRLELFGQGIGLVAEGTADLADNSADGIEFVADLRDPQLFGDSFRIEGAQASGTIDGAFRDLSVPFRLVADRFSAGTTTITGIAQEGTVTYDGSRWVIPVDASVGRIATGNELADPRLVNGTVNGQLVYTGRELLSDSLRINFPDASAQLSLRGDIANNRWQVRGPAAVNGLLFEQVGRVNAGGTIDFVFDGAWRLSADVRGQIPRVTNDTLANLAGPLIDFSGGVSLAQNAPIDFRQVRIDSRKLTMVIDGQVAPGTTRVAGRGRQADYGPFTVEASLTDAGPEAVLVFASPLPAAGLRDVRVAISPIEEGFGIETEGESMLGAFDGELGLYSPAGGPTRLAIQRLTVAETELTGEITLLDGAAAGQIALAGGGLDGTIELSSREGGQAFDVTLAARNAQFGGPNALSIAIADIDASGLIVDGNSTIRGEADGQGIRYGSLFIGRLTADAELVNGRGSVNGAIAGRRGRGFALQLAADIAPERIAVAARGNLAGRDVSMPRRAVLTTGEDGGWNLQRTQVNFGDGYLIAEGQLGGGETRVALDVEQIPLSVADIVLGDAGLGGTISGAITYAAPEGGLPTGEARVRVDGFTRSGVILASRPIDLSLVARLDPDRLQARAVLEDNGSEGGRVQALISGLPRSGGLAERLQSGDLVAQLRYRGPAQSLWRLAAIDLLDFSGPVAVAADVRGTLANPSVRGSLSSDDLRVQSSISGTDIRDATVRGDFAGSRLRINSFQGTAPNGGAISGSGVVDLSNLGAGRGPEIDIRAAAREAQLINARGLNATVTGPLRIVSNGSGGTIAGRLLVERASWRLGNGAETVEIPNIPTREINLPRDRFQPQEPGAPWRFLIDARAPSRVDVDGLGLDSEWSADVRVRGTTEEMRIGGEANLIRGDYTFAGARFEVTRGRIEFDQSRAIDPRLDIEAQTDSEGIEVTVNITGNALEPEIRFSSIPALPDEEILSRLLFGGSITSLSATDAVQLGAAVASLRGGGGLDPINQLRSAIGLDRLRIVSADPVLDRGTSIALGKNIGRRFYVELITDGQGYSATDAEFRITSWLSLLATVSTVGRNSVSIEASRDY
- a CDS encoding glycosyltransferase gives rise to the protein MASTTDQLLVCDLTQSYSPKGGGGISTYLKEKQRFIRDNTNHRLLQIVPGPETKIVEDGRLIWCEIAAGGIENSPNYRFITKTGPVREVLERYRPDIIESLCPWVLPWTAINHRRHYPETALVAGYRTDFPEAQVHRVAVKLFGRHLARFWRWQACCYGEITYREFDRVYVLGEDSIPTLTRMKVHDVDRLKLGVHADLFSPDKADPGFRAEMGLDHTKGPLLIYAGRIDYEKGADQLIEMFRKLPAELDAALVMLGDGKLTPELKEAAKGMAVAFPGFLKGRTEMARALASSDVYVSAMPSETFGISIIEAQACGLPVIGVDSGAMPSRVSPSNGVLVPVGNTDAMAQAVQNIWPARAEAMGREARAVVEREYSWDATFTHLFDTIYPKALDAAEARVRRGPLGFRPVHKFLNGTA
- a CDS encoding helix-turn-helix transcriptional regulator, with product MKNRVKHYREGAGWSQGELARRLGVSRQTINAVETDKYDPSLPLALRMAKLFAAAVPDLFIDDWTPEKNP
- the glnA gene encoding type I glutamate--ammonia ligase, producing the protein MSTASETLKQIKENDIEWVDLRFTDPKGKWQHLTMVASVLGEDELEDGLMFDGSSIAGWKVINESDMILRPDLSRTYIDPFSATPMMIIFCDIVEPNTGDWYARDPRSTAKRAENYLKSTGIGDTVYVGPEAEFFMFDDVRFEDGYAGSGFAIDDVELPTNSGKEYESGNMAHRPRAKGGYFPVAPVDSAVDIRGEMVSTMIEMGLDCDKHHHEVAAAQHELGLTFSTLTETADQMQIYKYVVHQVAHLYGKSATFMPKPIKDDNGSGMHTHMSIWKDGKPTFAGTGYAGLSDNCLYYIGGVIKHAKALNAFTNPTTNSYKRLVPGFEAPVLLAYSARNRSASCRIPYGAGDKAKRVEFRFPDAMANPYLAYSALLMAGLDGITNKIHPGEAMDKNLYDLPPAELADVPTVCGSLREALIALEEDNEFLLKGDVFTKDQIDAYIELKWEEVVRLETTPSAVEFDMYYSA